The following proteins are encoded in a genomic region of Alnus glutinosa chromosome 8, dhAlnGlut1.1, whole genome shotgun sequence:
- the LOC133875208 gene encoding nucleotide pyrophosphatase/phosphodiesterase-like, with amino-acid sequence MEADSSEYWLKMIFRIVLVLCLQSLGLASAQGRVGDDMHPLSHINIHKTSLALRDSVSIKANPLILGLKGEDTEWVTVNLVNADPSEDDWVAVFSPADFNSSTCPPLNDETELEEPYICTSPIKFKYANSSNSKYTKTGKAVLKFELINQRADFSFAVFSGGLSNPKLVAVSNFISFANPKAPLYPRLAQGKSWDEMTVTWTSGYAIDEAVPLVQWGLKGETQTRSPAGTLTVDQNSMCGSPARTVGWRDQGFIHTSFLRHLWPNSVYTYRMGHLLSNGSCIWSKTFSFKSSPYPGQDSLQRVIIFGDMGKAERDGSNEYSNAQYGSLNTTDQLIKDLKNYDIVFHIGDMTYSDGYVSQWDQFTAQVEPIASTVPYMVASGNHERDWPDSGSFYQYPDSGGECGVLAETMFYVPAENRAKFWYSTDYGMFHFCIADSEHDWREGTEQYKFIEHCLASADRRKQPWLIFAAHRVLGYSSNYWYAHEGSFEEPMGRDSLQKLWQKYRVDIAFFGHVHNYERVCPIYQNQCVNSEKSHYSGTMNGTIHIVVGGAGKSLSEFATAIPNWSIYRDHDFGFGKLTAFNHSYLLFEYKKSRDGKVYDSFTISREYKDVLACVHDSCEPTTLAN; translated from the exons ATGGAAGCAGACAGCTCTGAGTACTGGTTGAAGATGATCTTCAGGATTGTGCTCGTTTTGTGCCTGCAAAGTTTGGGCTTGGCTTCGGCTCAAGGCAGGGTAGGTGATGACATGCATCCACTTTCTCATATCAACATTCATAAAACTTCTCTTGCCCTCCGTGATTCGGTCTCCATTAAAGCCAACCCACTCATTCTAGGCTTGAAG GGCGAGGACACCGAATGGGTGACCGTGAATCTTGTAAACGCAGATCCTTCTGAGGATGATTGGGTTGCAGTTTTTTCTCCTGCAGACTTCAA CTCATCAACCTGTCCACCACTGAATGATGAAACCGAACTTGAAGAACCATATATATGCACAAGCCCGATAAAG TTCAAGTATGCAAATTCCTCCAATTCAAAGTATACAAAAACTGGCAAAGCTGTTTTGAAGTTCGAGTTGATCAATCAGCGGGCAGATTTCTCCTTTGCAGTTTTTTCAGGCGGGTTGTCAAAT CCTAAATTGGTGGCAGtttcaaatttcatttcatttgccAATCCTAAAGCACCTCTATACCCACGCCTTGCTCAAGGGAAATCTTGGGATGAA ATGACAGTAACCTGGACGAGTGGCTATGCAATAGATGAAGCTGTTCCACTAGTGCAATGGGGTCTGAAGGGAGAAACTCAAACTCGATCCCCAGCAGGAACATTGACAGTTGATCAGAACAGCATGTGTG GTTCACCTGCAAGGACAGTAGGCTGGCGTGATCAGGGTTTTATACACACAAGTTTCTTAAGACATTTGTGGCCGAACTCTGt GTACACTTACAGGATGGGTCATCTCTTATCCAATGGTTCATGTATCTGGAGCAAAACCTTTTCTTTCAAATCATCCCCGTATCCTGGACAGGACTCGCTACAACGTGTAATAATATTTGGCGACATGGGGAAG GCTGAGCGTGATGGTTCAAATGAGTACAGTAATGCTCAGTATGGTTCATTGAATACTACCGACCAACTCATCAAGGACTTGAAAAACTATGACATAGTTTTCCACATAGGAGATATGACTTATTCAGATGGATACGTCTCACAGTGGGACCAATTCACGGCACAGGTGGAGCCCATTGCATCAACTGTCCCATATATGGTTGCAAG TGGCAATCATGAACGTGATTGGCCAGATTCAGGATCCTTCTACCAATATCCAGATTCAGGTGGGGAATGCGGTGTGCTTGCTGAGACCATGTTCTATGTTCCTGCTGAGAACAGAGCTAAGTTCTG GTATTCAACAGATTATGGCATGTTTCACTTTTGTATAGCTGACAGTGAACATGACTGGAGGGAGGGAACAGAACAGTACAAGTTCATTGAGCATTGCCTTGCATCAGCAGATAGACGAAAACAACCATGGTTGATCTTTGCTGCTCATCGTGTTCTTGGATATTCCTCCAATTATTGGTATGCCCACGAGGGGTCCTTTGAAGAGCCCATGGGAAGGGATAGCTTGCAGAAGCTTTGGCAAAAGTACAGGGTGGACATCGCATTTTTCGGCCATGTCCATAACTATGAAAGGGTATGCCCCATTTATCAG AATCAATGCGTCAATTCAGAGAAGTCACATTATTCAGGCACCATGAATGGAACAATCCATATTGTCGTTGGAGGGGCAGGAAAAAGCTTATCAGAATTCGCCACAGCAATACCCAATTGGAGCATTTACAGAGACCATGACTTTGGCTTTGGCAAACTGACAGCATTCAATCACTCTTATCTCCTTTTCGAGTACAAGAAAAGCAGGGATGGAAAGGTATATGATTCCTTCACCATTTCAAGGGAATACAAAGATGTCTTGGCTTGTGTACATGACAGCTGTGAGCCCACCACCCTTGCAAATTGA
- the LOC133874845 gene encoding exocyst complex component EXO70B1, with protein MATTTTTSINTGGEDRVLATAQQIVKSLNTPKEVREDMLLIFSSFDNRLSNISNLINGEDSKAEDDRFDAAEKVILRCDSNSVEGSRRSLNCEESQVEFEYLLAVDEILKRMDELSVRSDTEIVDRAETAIQVAMSRLEDEFRHIMIRNTVPLDAERLYGSIRRTSLSFPVNDGEIVDDDFESFSEEDRSSTQRFHERGASIGDDVSVDLIDAKAVDELKEIADRMLRSGYEKECVQAYSSVRRDALDECLAILGIDKLSIEEVQKIEWNSLDEKMKKWIQAVKIVVRVIVSREKVLCDHIFHDADGIKEICFNETVKGCVMQLLNFGEAIAIGRRSPEKLFRILDMYDVTADALPDLEAMVTDEFVINEAKGVLFGLGEAATGTFVEFENAVQSETSKKPMQSGDIHPLTRYVMNYLKLIVEYSDTLNLLLESGEDDGFDALQNDNDNDNSKLSPVAHRLLLLISSLQSNLEAKSKLYEDNALQYIFLMNNFLYVVQKVKDSDLGEVLGDNWVRKRRGQIRQYATSYLRASWSKALSCLKDEGVGGSTSNTAKVALKERFKNFNTCFEEIYRVQTAWKVPDAQLREELRISISEKVIPAYRSFLGRFGNQVESGRHAGKYIKYTADDLESYLLDFFEGTPRVLHHMRRKST; from the coding sequence ATGGCCACCACGACCACGACGAGCATCAATACAGGCGGAGAGGATCGAGTCCTGGCCACGGCGCAGCAGATCGTTAAGAGCCTCAATACGCCGAAGGAGGTGAGGGAGGACATGCTCTTGATCTTCTCCAGCTTCGACAATCGGCTCTCGAACATCTCCAACTTGATCAACGGCGAGGATTCGAAGGCCGAGGACGACCGGTTTGATGCGGCCGAGAAGGTCATCCTCCGGTGTGATTCGAACTCGGTTGAGGGTTCGAGGCGGTCGCTGAACTGTGAGGAGTCGCAAGTCGAGTTCGAGTACTTGTTGGCGGTCGACGAGATTCTGAAACGGATGGACGAGCTATCCGTCCGGTCCGATACGGAGATTGTAGACCGGGCCGAGACGGCGATCCAGGTGGCGATGTCGCGTCTCGAGGACGAGTTCCGCCACATCATGATCCGGAACACGGTCCCGCTCGACGCCGAGCGCCTCTACGGGTCGATCCGCCGGACCTCGCTCTCGTTCCCGGTCAACGACGGCGAAATCGTTGATGACGACTTCGAGAGCTTCAGCGAGGAGGACCGTAGCTCCACGCAGCGGTTCCACGAGCGCGGTGCGAGTATAGGCGACGACGTTTCGGTCGATTTGATCGATGCGAAAGCGGTAGATGAATTGAAAGAAATTGCGGACCGGATGCTTCGCTCTGGCTACGAAAAGGAGTGCGTTCAGGCCTATAGTAGCGTCCGTCGCGACGCGCTAGATGAGTGTCTTGCAATTCTAGGGATTGACAAACTGAGTATTGAAGAGGTTCAGAAGATTGAATGGAATTCCTTGGAcgagaagatgaagaaatggATTCAGGCCGTTAAGATTGTTGTTAGGGTTATTGTCAGCCGTGAGAAAGTCCTCTGCGATCATATTTTCCATGATGCCGACGGCATCAAGGAGATTTGCTTCAACGAGACCGTGAAAGGCTGCGTGATGCAGCTGTTGAACTTCGGCGAGGCAATTGCAATCGGGAGAAGGTCGCCTGAGAAGCTGTTCAGGATATTAGACATGTATGATGTGACGGCAGACGCATTGCCTGACTTGGAAGCGATGGTTACTGATGAATTCGTGATCAATGAGGCGAAAGGAGTGCTTTTCGGACTGGGCGAGGCGGCTACCGGGACATTTGTGGAGTTTGAGAATGCAGTTCAGAGTGAGACATCGAAGAAACCGATGCAAAGCGGTGACATTCACCCCCTGACCCGGTATGTGAtgaattatttgaaattgattgtggAGTACAGTGATACTCTGAACTTGCTGTTGGAAAGTGGTGAAGATGATGGGTTTGATGCTTTGcaaaatgataatgataatgataacTCCAAACTGTCTCCGGTAGCCCATAGGTTATTGTTGTTGATATCCTCGTTACAGTCCAATCTTGAGGCTAAATCGAAGCTCTATGAGGATAATGCCCTGCAATATATATTTCTGATGAATAATTTTCTGTATGTAGTACAGAAAGTGAAAGATTCGGATCTTGGGGAGGTTTTAGGTGATAATTGGGTTCGGAAACGTCGTGGCCAGATACGGCAGTATGCAACAAGTTACCTTAGGGCTTCTTGGAGCAAGGCATTGTCTTGTTTGAAGGATGAAGGGGTTGGTGGGAGCACAAGTAATACCGCAAAGGTGGCTTTGAAGGAAAGATTTAAGAATTTCAATACATGCTTTGAGGAAATCTACAGGGTTCAAACTGCTTGGAAGGTTCCCGATGCCCAACTTCGTGAAGAGCTGAGGATATCTATATCGGAAAAGGTGATCCCGGCATACCGCTCGTTTCTGGGGAGGTTTGGGAATCAAGTAGAAAGCGGAAGACATGCTGGGAAATACATAAAGTACACTGCAGATGATTTAGAGAGCtatttgttggatttttttgaAGGAACACCCCGAGTTCTACACCACATGAGGAGAAAAAGTACATAG
- the LOC133875209 gene encoding uncharacterized protein LOC133875209, translating to MAPHDLRRPFKRPAISDQQRRRELSLQRQAQNRRDAQHHARCLASTLLYLQLPHPEPTSEPEPEPESVPEPAPETEQVASPSEFDIREASKLKGAQARKWFARQLMLPEWMIDVPDQLAQDWYIFARPAGKRCFVVSSNGTTVSRLRNGSMLHRFPSALPNGARTRDASGSAQSYTILDCIFHEADQTYYVIDMVCWRGYSLYDCSAEFRFFWLNSKLAETGAFDPPSQYHRYRFSLVPVYNCDQAGLSATYTESVPYVKDGLLFYNKHAHYQTGNTPLALVWKDENCSQYVIDTDSQGQVPSQQQVVLELQDNGNLTTSDEAPVVFGCLDAGFMQKSELGSGNLLRFAISDGGLSFVNGMLEKADLHYLGKSNRARAFADSYSKVMFQYMARHSPLKIDDLLASISSSIDQENKPSDVEMVG from the exons ATGGCGCCCCACGATCTTCGCCGTCCGTTCAAACGACCGGCGATCTCTGACCAGCAGAGGCGCAGGGAACTCTCCTTGCAGCGCCAAGCACAGAATCGTCGTGACGCCCAGCACCACGCCCGCTGCTTAGCCTCCACCCTCCTTTACCTCCAGCTCCCACACCCCGAACCCACATCCGAACCCGAACCCGAACCCGAGTCCGTGCCCGAACCCGCGCCCGAAACCGAGCAAGTTGCTTCTCCGAGTGAGTTCGATATTCGCGAGGCCTCCAAGCTGAAAGGGGCCCAAGCTCGGAAGTGGTTCGCTAGGCAGCTGATGCTTCCCGAGTGGATGATCGACGTCCCCGATCAACTCGCTCAAGACTG GTATATCTTTGCAAGGCCTGCTGGGAAGCGATGCTTTGTCGTTTCGTCTAATGGTACCACAGTTAGTAGATTACGGAACGGTTCAATGCTGCACCGTTTCCCGTCTGCTCTACCCAACGGAGCTAGGACCAGAGACGCTTCAGGCTCTGCCCAATCATACACTATACTGGACTGCATCTTTCACGAG GCGGATCAGACATACTATGTGATCGACATGGTTTGCTGGCGGGGTTACTCGCTTTATGACTGCTCGGCGGAGTTCAGGTTCTTTTGGTTGAACTCTAAGCTTGCTGAGACTGGTGCTTTTGACCCGCCTTCACAGTATCATAGGTACAGGTTTAGTCTGGTTCCGGTGTACAATTGTGACCAGGCTGGTCTGTCTGCAACTTATACTGAATCAGTCCCTTATGTGAAGGACGGTTTGTTATTTTATAACAA GCATGCACATTATCAGACTGGAAATACACCACTAGCATTAGTTTGGAAGGACGAGAATTGTAGTCAATATGTCATTGACACAGATAGTCAAGGACAGGTTCCAAGCCAACAACAG gtaGTTTTGGAGCTACAAGATAATGGAAACTTGACTACCTCAGATGAAGCTCCTGTGGTATTTGGCTGCTTAGATGCGGGCTTTATGCAAAAG TCAGAGTTAGGTTCTGGAAATCTTCTGCGTTTTGCTATCAGTGATGGAGGGTTGAGTTTTGTGAATGGGATGCTTGAGAAGGCTGATTTACATTATCTTGGCAAGTCCAATCGAGCGCGTGCTTTTGCAGATAGTTACTCCAAG GTTATGTTCCAGTATATGGCTCGGCATTCTCCCCTAAAAATTGATGATCTGCTAGCATCTATTAGCTCATCAATTGATCAAGAAAACAAGCCTTCTGATGTGGAGATGGTTGGTTGA
- the LOC133874847 gene encoding uncharacterized protein LOC133874847: MERSLWGHLPLLMRSNSKESVEYILQALWRTRKTGLDASDRLVIREMLQLKDDSDLDPLLVCLRMLIRRCVYDNVGKDDIQKLFPNEVLPELQRLLTLMLQKFQREWREDLLKDQVTLPRLKAMTWNMANQDAESADPVAVINLKLQNDAQSHSGELDVKFQLAKDTLQTMLRSMSCIRDQLSDMDETSNRHSSQETNMV, translated from the exons ATGGAGCGCAGTCTGTGGGGTCACTTGCCGCTGTTGATGAGGTCGAATTCGAAGGAGTCGGTGGAATACATTCTTCAAGCCCTTTGGAGAACCCGAAAGACCGGCCTCGACGCCTCCGACCGCCTCGTCATCCGCGAAATGCTCCAGCTCAAGGACGACTCCGACCTCGACCCT CTTTTGGTGTGCCTTCGGATGTTGATCCGCAGGTGTGTTTACGATAATGTCGGCAAGGATGACATCCAAAAACTGTTTCCCAATGAAGTATTGCCTGAGCTACAAAGACTATTGACGCTTATGCTGCAAAAGTTTCAACGAGAATGGCGGGAAGATCTACTCAAGGACCAG GTTACTTTGCCCCGGTTGAAGGCAATGACATGGAATATGGCAAACCAGGATGCAGAATCAGCAGACCCTGTGGCTGTTATCAACTTGAAG CTTCAAAATGATGCACAGTCTCACTCAGGAGAATTGGATGTGAAGTTCCAACTAGCTAAAGATACTCTACAGACAATGCTGAGGTCCATGTCCTGTATAAGAGATCAGTTGTCTGACATG GATGAGACCTCAAACAGGCATTCATCCCAAGAAACCAATATGGTGTAG
- the LOC133874735 gene encoding probable inactive purple acid phosphatase 27 isoform X2: MEESSRCLMVFSIFALLLWLASLSSASAHVIGYGEQPLSKIAIHKTTSALRESVSIQANPVVLGLQGEDTEWVTVNLVNPNPSEDDWVAVFSPAVFNSSTCLPVNDEDQEPYICTSPIKFKYANSSNSKYTKSGKAVLKFQLINQRADFSFAVFSGGLSNPILVAVSNFISFANPKAPLYPRLAQGKSWDEMTVTWTSGYAIDEAVPLVEWGLKGETQTRSPAGTLTVDQNSMCGSPARTVGWRDQGFIHTSFLKNLWLNSVYTYRMGHLLSNGSCIWSKTYSFKSSPYPGQDSLQRVIIFGDMGKAERDGSNEYSDYQPGSLNTTDQLIKDLKNYDIVFHIGDMCYSNGYVSQWDQFTAQVEPIASTVPYMVASGNHERDWPDSGSFYQNTDSGGECGVFAETMFYVPAENRAKFWYSTDYGMFHFCIADSEHDWREGTEQYKFIEHCLASADRRKQPWLIFAAHRVLGYSSNDWYAEEGAFEEPMGRESLQKLWQKYRVDVAFFGHVHNYERTCPIYQNQCVNSEKSHYSGTMNGTIHVVVGGAGSHLSEFTTAIPNWSIYRDYDFGFGKLTAFNHSYLLFEYKKSSDGKVYDSFTISREYKDVLACVHDSCEPTTLAS, translated from the exons ATGGAAGAGAGCAGTCGTTGCCTAATGGTGTTCTCAATATTTGCGCTGCTTTTGTGGTTGGCAAGCTTGAGCTCGGCTTCTGCTCACGTTATTGGGTATGGCGAGCAGCCACTGTCCAAGATTGCCATTCACAAGACCACCTCGGCACTTCGTGAGTCTGTCTCCATTCAAGCGAACCCAGTTGTTCTTGGGTTACAG GGCGAGGACACTGAATGGGTGACCGTGAATCTTGTAAACCCAAATCCTTCTGAGGATGATTGGGTTGCCGTTTTTTCTCCTGCAGTCTTCAA CTCATCAACCTGTCTACCAGTGAATGATGAAGATCAAGAACCATATATATGCACAAGCCCGATAAAG TTCAAGTATGCAAATTCCTCCAATTCGAAGTATACAAAATCTGGCAAAGCTGTTTTGAAGTTCCAGTTGATCAATCAGCGGGCAGACTTCTCCTTCGCAGTTTTTTCAGGCGGTTTGTCAAAT CCTATATTGGTGGCAGtttcaaatttcatttcatttgccAATCCTAAAGCACCTCTATACCCACGCCTTGCTCAAGGGAAATCTTGGGATGAA ATGACAGTAACCTGGACGAGTGGCTATGCAATAGATGAAGCTGTTCCATTAGTGGAATGGGGTCTGAAGGGAGAAACTCAAACTCGATCCCCAGCTGGAACATTGACAGTTGATCAGAACAGCATGTGTG GTTCACCTGCACGGACAGTAGGCTGGCGTGATCAGGGTTTTATACACACaagtttcttaaaaaatttgtgGCTGAACTCTGT GTACACTTACAGGATGGGTCATCTCTTGTCCAATGGTTCCTGTATCTGGAGCAAAACCTATTCTTTCAAATCATCCCCGTATCCTGGACAGGACTCACTACAACGTGTAATAATATTTGGCGACATGGGGAAG GCTGAGCGTGATGGTTCAAATGAGTACAGTGATTATCAGCCAGGTTCACTAAATACTACCGACCAACTCATCAAGGACTTGAAAAACTATGACATAGTTTTCCATATAGGAGATATGTGTTATTCAAATGGATATGTCTCACAGTGGGACCAATTCACGGCACAGGTGGAGCCCATTGCATCAACTGTCCCATATATGGTTGCAAG TGGCAATCATGAACGTGATTGGCCAGATTCAGGATCCTTCTATCAAAACACAGATTCAGGTGGGGAATGCGGTGTGTTTGCTGAGACCATGTTCTATGTTCCTGCTGAGAACAGAGCTAAGTTCTG GTATTCAACAGATTATGGCATGTTTCACTTCTGTATAGCTGACAGTGAACATGACTGGAGGGAGGGAACAGAACAGTACAAGTTCATTGAGCATTGCCTTGCATCAGCAGATAGACGGAAACAACCATGGTTGATCTTTGCTGCTCATCGTGTTCTTGGATATTCCTCCAATGATTGGTACGCCGAGGAGGGCGCATTTGAAGAGCCCATGGGAAGGGAGAGCTTGCAGAAGCTTTGGCAGAAGTACAGGGTGGACGTCGCATTTTTCGGCCATGTACATAACTATGAAAGGACATGCCCCATTTACCAG AATCAATGCGTCAATTCAGAGAAGTCACATTATTCAGGCACCATGAATGGAACAATCCATGTGGTCGTTGGAGGGGCAGGGAGCCACTTATCAGAATTCACCACAGCAATACCCAATTGGAGCATTTACAGAGACTATGACTTTGGCTTTGGCAAATTGACAGCATTCAATCACTCTTATCTCCTTTTCGAGTACAAGAAAAGCAGTGATGGAAAGGTATATGATTCCTTCACCATTTCAAGGGAATACAAAGATGTCTTGGCTTGTGTACATGACAGTTGTGAACCCACCACTCTGGCGTCTTGA
- the LOC133874735 gene encoding nucleotide pyrophosphatase/phosphodiesterase-like isoform X1, whose protein sequence is MEAGSSLQYWLKMIFMWIVLVLCLQSFGLASAHGRVGDDMHPLSHINIHKTSLALRDSVSIKASPLILGLKGEDTEWVTVNLVNPNPSEDDWVAVFSPAVFNSSTCLPVNDEDQEPYICTSPIKFKYANSSNSKYTKSGKAVLKFQLINQRADFSFAVFSGGLSNPILVAVSNFISFANPKAPLYPRLAQGKSWDEMTVTWTSGYAIDEAVPLVEWGLKGETQTRSPAGTLTVDQNSMCGSPARTVGWRDQGFIHTSFLKNLWLNSVYTYRMGHLLSNGSCIWSKTYSFKSSPYPGQDSLQRVIIFGDMGKAERDGSNEYSDYQPGSLNTTDQLIKDLKNYDIVFHIGDMCYSNGYVSQWDQFTAQVEPIASTVPYMVASGNHERDWPDSGSFYQNTDSGGECGVFAETMFYVPAENRAKFWYSTDYGMFHFCIADSEHDWREGTEQYKFIEHCLASADRRKQPWLIFAAHRVLGYSSNDWYAEEGAFEEPMGRESLQKLWQKYRVDVAFFGHVHNYERTCPIYQNQCVNSEKSHYSGTMNGTIHVVVGGAGSHLSEFTTAIPNWSIYRDYDFGFGKLTAFNHSYLLFEYKKSSDGKVYDSFTISREYKDVLACVHDSCEPTTLAS, encoded by the exons ATGGAAGCGGGCAGCTCTCTGCAGTACTGGTTGAAGATGATCTTCATGTGGATTGTGCTCGTTCTGTGCCTGCAAAGTTTTGGCTTGGCTTCTGCCCACGGCAGGGTAGGTGATGACATGCATCCACTTTCTCATATCAACATTCATAAAACTTCTCTTGCCCTCCGTGACTCGGTCTCCATTAAAGCCAGCCCACTCATTCTCGGCTTGAAG GGCGAGGACACTGAATGGGTGACCGTGAATCTTGTAAACCCAAATCCTTCTGAGGATGATTGGGTTGCCGTTTTTTCTCCTGCAGTCTTCAA CTCATCAACCTGTCTACCAGTGAATGATGAAGATCAAGAACCATATATATGCACAAGCCCGATAAAG TTCAAGTATGCAAATTCCTCCAATTCGAAGTATACAAAATCTGGCAAAGCTGTTTTGAAGTTCCAGTTGATCAATCAGCGGGCAGACTTCTCCTTCGCAGTTTTTTCAGGCGGTTTGTCAAAT CCTATATTGGTGGCAGtttcaaatttcatttcatttgccAATCCTAAAGCACCTCTATACCCACGCCTTGCTCAAGGGAAATCTTGGGATGAA ATGACAGTAACCTGGACGAGTGGCTATGCAATAGATGAAGCTGTTCCATTAGTGGAATGGGGTCTGAAGGGAGAAACTCAAACTCGATCCCCAGCTGGAACATTGACAGTTGATCAGAACAGCATGTGTG GTTCACCTGCACGGACAGTAGGCTGGCGTGATCAGGGTTTTATACACACaagtttcttaaaaaatttgtgGCTGAACTCTGT GTACACTTACAGGATGGGTCATCTCTTGTCCAATGGTTCCTGTATCTGGAGCAAAACCTATTCTTTCAAATCATCCCCGTATCCTGGACAGGACTCACTACAACGTGTAATAATATTTGGCGACATGGGGAAG GCTGAGCGTGATGGTTCAAATGAGTACAGTGATTATCAGCCAGGTTCACTAAATACTACCGACCAACTCATCAAGGACTTGAAAAACTATGACATAGTTTTCCATATAGGAGATATGTGTTATTCAAATGGATATGTCTCACAGTGGGACCAATTCACGGCACAGGTGGAGCCCATTGCATCAACTGTCCCATATATGGTTGCAAG TGGCAATCATGAACGTGATTGGCCAGATTCAGGATCCTTCTATCAAAACACAGATTCAGGTGGGGAATGCGGTGTGTTTGCTGAGACCATGTTCTATGTTCCTGCTGAGAACAGAGCTAAGTTCTG GTATTCAACAGATTATGGCATGTTTCACTTCTGTATAGCTGACAGTGAACATGACTGGAGGGAGGGAACAGAACAGTACAAGTTCATTGAGCATTGCCTTGCATCAGCAGATAGACGGAAACAACCATGGTTGATCTTTGCTGCTCATCGTGTTCTTGGATATTCCTCCAATGATTGGTACGCCGAGGAGGGCGCATTTGAAGAGCCCATGGGAAGGGAGAGCTTGCAGAAGCTTTGGCAGAAGTACAGGGTGGACGTCGCATTTTTCGGCCATGTACATAACTATGAAAGGACATGCCCCATTTACCAG AATCAATGCGTCAATTCAGAGAAGTCACATTATTCAGGCACCATGAATGGAACAATCCATGTGGTCGTTGGAGGGGCAGGGAGCCACTTATCAGAATTCACCACAGCAATACCCAATTGGAGCATTTACAGAGACTATGACTTTGGCTTTGGCAAATTGACAGCATTCAATCACTCTTATCTCCTTTTCGAGTACAAGAAAAGCAGTGATGGAAAGGTATATGATTCCTTCACCATTTCAAGGGAATACAAAGATGTCTTGGCTTGTGTACATGACAGTTGTGAACCCACCACTCTGGCGTCTTGA